The following proteins come from a genomic window of Microbacterium sulfonylureivorans:
- a CDS encoding SRPBCC domain-containing protein, whose amino-acid sequence MRVDAASRFIAAEPEDVFRAFVDPDLMLLWLPPDGMTGRFERFDAVTGYRMVLRYDEAPTGGGKASADEDIAEVRRVDVDPPERLVEEVDFPSDDPAYAGTMTMTWTFTEGDGGTYVDIEATGVPHGIDPGDHAVGLASSLRNLARLVE is encoded by the coding sequence ATGCGCGTGGACGCGGCATCCCGATTCATCGCGGCCGAGCCTGAGGACGTCTTCCGGGCGTTCGTCGACCCGGACCTGATGCTGCTCTGGCTGCCGCCCGACGGCATGACCGGGCGGTTCGAGCGGTTCGACGCCGTGACGGGCTACCGCATGGTCCTGCGGTACGACGAGGCTCCGACCGGCGGGGGCAAGGCGTCCGCCGACGAGGACATCGCAGAGGTGCGCCGCGTCGACGTCGACCCGCCGGAGCGCCTCGTGGAGGAGGTCGACTTCCCGTCCGACGACCCCGCCTACGCCGGCACGATGACGATGACATGGACCTTCACCGAGGGCGACGGCGGCACGTACGTCGACATCGAGGCGACCGGCGTTCCGCACGGCATCGACCCCGGCGACCACGCGGTCGGCCTGGCGTCGTCGCTGCGCAACCTGGCGCGGCTCGTCGAGTGA
- a CDS encoding class II glutamine amidotransferase, translating to MCRWLAYTGEALQPSALVLDAQHSVVAMSLNSPLGAETVNGDGFGLGWYPADASSPAHPAVFRSIEPAWHDQNLREISEAVRSPLFFAHVRAAAGPPIQQTNCHPFRYDNWLFMHNGSIAQFGLIKRELVLAIDPSLYPLIKGTTDSEVLFHLALTYGLADDPIAAVGAAIRKVEEAGHAAGVQFPMQGTVAVADGATVWAFRYSSQGRSRTLFHSADVPTLRTMYPEAERLAAFGDHAQVVVSEPLNDLPGVFLEVPESTVAVLDPTGYRHEAFLPA from the coding sequence ATGTGCCGCTGGCTGGCCTACACCGGAGAGGCGCTGCAGCCCTCCGCTCTCGTGCTCGATGCGCAGCACTCCGTCGTCGCGATGTCGCTGAACTCGCCGCTCGGGGCCGAGACGGTCAACGGCGACGGCTTCGGACTCGGCTGGTACCCCGCGGATGCCTCGTCCCCTGCGCATCCCGCCGTCTTCCGCAGCATCGAGCCGGCCTGGCACGACCAGAACCTTCGCGAGATCAGCGAGGCCGTGCGGAGCCCGCTGTTCTTCGCCCACGTGCGAGCGGCCGCAGGTCCGCCGATCCAGCAGACGAACTGCCACCCCTTCCGGTATGACAACTGGCTGTTCATGCACAACGGGTCGATCGCGCAGTTCGGGCTCATCAAGCGCGAACTCGTGCTCGCGATCGATCCTTCGCTGTACCCGCTGATCAAGGGGACGACCGACTCCGAGGTGCTGTTCCACCTCGCACTGACGTATGGACTCGCCGACGACCCGATCGCCGCCGTCGGCGCCGCGATCCGAAAGGTCGAAGAGGCGGGGCACGCGGCGGGTGTGCAGTTCCCGATGCAGGGGACGGTCGCCGTTGCGGACGGCGCCACGGTGTGGGCGTTCCGCTACTCATCGCAGGGGCGTTCGCGGACGCTGTTCCATTCCGCCGACGTCCCGACGCTGCGGACCATGTACCCCGAGGCGGAGCGCTTGGCCGCGTTCGGCGATCACGCGCAGGTCGTGGTGTCGGAACCGCTCAACGACCTCCCCGGCGTGTTCCTCGAAGTGCCCGAGTCGACCGTCGCCGTGCTCGATCCGACCGGGTACCGTCACGAGGCGTTCTTGCCGGCCTGA
- a CDS encoding L-lactate dehydrogenase, translated as MAVIENSKVTIVGAGSVGSSAAYAALIRGSARHVALYDIAAQKVEAEVLDLAHGTQFTGSSDITGGSDISVVEGSHVVVITAGAKQNPGQTRIELAGVNAGIMRKMMPQLIEAAPEAVFVIVTNPCDVLTVLAQDETGLPPERIFASGTVLDTSRLRWKLAERAGVSTGSVHAYIVGEHGDTEFPLWSRATIGTVPILEWVTPAGDRMTVEELDRIAIDVRDAAYKVIQGKGATNYAIGLSSARIIEAILNDEHAVMPVSPVLHDFHGVDGVALSVPSIVSAAGAVPVRETQFAPSELELFHRSADALREVAASLRG; from the coding sequence ATGGCTGTGATCGAGAACTCGAAAGTCACCATCGTGGGCGCCGGGAGCGTCGGTTCGAGCGCCGCGTACGCAGCGCTGATCCGCGGGTCTGCGCGGCACGTCGCCCTCTACGACATCGCGGCGCAGAAGGTCGAGGCCGAGGTGCTCGACCTCGCCCACGGCACGCAGTTCACCGGATCGAGCGACATCACCGGCGGCAGCGACATCTCGGTCGTCGAAGGATCGCACGTGGTCGTGATCACCGCGGGGGCGAAGCAGAATCCCGGCCAGACCCGCATCGAGCTCGCCGGGGTCAACGCGGGGATCATGCGCAAGATGATGCCGCAGCTGATCGAGGCCGCCCCCGAGGCGGTCTTCGTGATCGTCACCAATCCGTGCGACGTGCTCACGGTGCTGGCGCAGGACGAGACGGGCCTGCCGCCCGAGCGCATCTTCGCGTCGGGCACCGTGCTCGACACCTCGCGCCTCCGGTGGAAGCTCGCCGAGCGCGCCGGCGTCTCGACCGGCAGCGTGCACGCCTACATCGTCGGCGAGCACGGCGACACCGAGTTCCCGCTGTGGTCCCGGGCCACCATCGGCACCGTCCCGATCCTCGAGTGGGTGACGCCCGCGGGCGATCGGATGACCGTCGAGGAGCTCGACCGGATCGCGATCGACGTGCGCGACGCCGCCTACAAGGTCATCCAGGGCAAGGGCGCGACGAACTATGCGATCGGCCTGTCGAGCGCTCGCATCATCGAGGCGATCCTGAACGACGAGCACGCGGTCATGCCGGTCTCGCCCGTGCTGCACGACTTCCACGGCGTCGACGGGGTCGCCCTCTCGGTGCCGTCGATCGTCAGCGCCGCCGGCGCGGTGCCCGTCCGCGAGACGCAGTTCGCTCCGAGCGAGCTCGAGCTCTTCCACCGCTCCGCCGACGCGCTGCGAGAGGTGGCCGCCTCCCTCCGGGGCTGA
- the radA gene encoding DNA repair protein RadA, producing the protein MAATRRPTQTAPYRCTECGWTALKWVGRCGECQQWGTVVEASEPTGLLRSVTPVAPGAGRRALPITSIDTTDAPRRTSGVGEFDRVLGGGVVPGAAILLSGEPGVGKSTLLLEVAARSAQAGRRVLYASAEESTAQVRLRAERTGALHDELYLASETDLATILGHVDEVQPELLIVDSVQTVASSLSDGMAGHPSQVREVASTLIRVAKERGLPVIIVGHVTKDGSIAGPRILEHLVDVVCHFEGDRQTSLRFVRALKNRFGPTDEVGCFDMTGAGIAEVPDPSALFLGHGSPEPGTCVAIALEGKRALPVEVQALTIKTSAPNPRRIVNGVDSARVAMVLAVLEKKAGIVTSDQDVYVSTVGGVRFTEPAADLAIAVAVAGAVRNEASPKTLAAVGELSLAGEVRPVTQSPQRRTEAARLGYTDLIDNRSGTLRGALDDVRARVKPRRGDDIPTF; encoded by the coding sequence ATGGCCGCCACCCGACGACCCACGCAGACGGCGCCGTACCGATGCACCGAGTGCGGTTGGACGGCTCTCAAGTGGGTCGGCCGCTGCGGCGAGTGCCAGCAGTGGGGCACCGTGGTGGAGGCATCCGAGCCCACCGGCCTGCTGCGATCGGTCACGCCCGTCGCCCCCGGCGCCGGGCGCCGGGCGCTGCCGATCACGAGCATCGACACGACCGACGCCCCCCGCCGCACGAGCGGGGTGGGCGAGTTCGACCGCGTGCTCGGCGGCGGTGTGGTGCCCGGTGCCGCCATCCTGCTCTCCGGTGAGCCCGGCGTCGGCAAGTCGACCCTGCTGCTCGAGGTCGCGGCGCGTTCTGCGCAGGCAGGTCGACGCGTGCTCTACGCGAGCGCCGAGGAGTCCACCGCCCAGGTGCGGCTGCGGGCCGAGCGCACCGGTGCGCTCCACGACGAGCTCTACCTCGCGAGCGAGACCGACCTGGCGACCATCCTCGGGCACGTCGACGAGGTGCAGCCCGAGCTGCTCATCGTCGACTCGGTGCAGACGGTGGCGTCGTCGCTGTCCGACGGCATGGCGGGGCATCCGTCCCAGGTGCGCGAGGTCGCGTCGACGCTCATCCGCGTCGCGAAAGAGCGCGGGCTGCCCGTGATCATCGTCGGGCACGTGACGAAGGACGGATCGATCGCGGGGCCGCGCATCCTCGAGCACCTGGTCGACGTCGTGTGCCACTTCGAGGGAGACCGGCAGACGTCGCTGCGCTTCGTGCGCGCGCTCAAGAACCGCTTCGGGCCGACAGACGAGGTCGGTTGCTTCGACATGACCGGCGCCGGCATCGCCGAGGTCCCCGATCCGAGCGCGCTGTTCCTCGGCCACGGCTCCCCAGAGCCCGGCACGTGCGTCGCGATCGCCCTCGAGGGCAAGCGGGCGCTTCCCGTCGAGGTGCAGGCCCTGACGATCAAGACGTCGGCCCCCAACCCGCGGCGCATCGTGAACGGCGTCGACTCGGCCCGCGTTGCCATGGTGCTCGCGGTGCTCGAGAAGAAGGCCGGCATCGTCACGAGCGATCAGGACGTCTACGTGTCGACGGTCGGCGGCGTGCGCTTCACCGAACCCGCTGCCGACCTCGCGATCGCGGTCGCCGTCGCCGGGGCCGTCCGCAACGAGGCCTCGCCGAAGACCCTCGCCGCGGTCGGCGAGCTGAGCCTCGCCGGCGAAGTGCGTCCGGTGACGCAGTCGCCGCAGCGCCGCACCGAGGCCGCCCGGCTCGGCTACACCGATCTCATCGACAACCGCTCAGGCACCCTGCGCGGGGCGCTCGACGACGTGCGAGCACGGGTCAAGCCCCGGCGCGGAGACGACATCCCGACGTTCTGA